The segment tttatatttattcattcatttattcttcTCACCAATGATATGTAAATTACATGTTGTCCTGCACTTTTACATTTGTGTGCATTTCAGTTTCTAAGATAACAAAATTGGAGCGCTTATCTGGGACTAACTGGAACTTTTGTATGAAAACTTCTAAACATCGTAAATATTTGCAACATTTAATGTTCGCATCCAAAAAGACAGTCTGCAGTGTGTCAGATGAAACCTGGAACTACAGGCTTTACATTTAAACAGGTCTGTGGTGTATTTTGAGACATGTTTTCAAGAATAAATATGAATTTCAAggcacaaaaagcagaaatatttaaagatttcaAACTTCCACACTACATAAACATTTACCAACGAACCTTGGAACCGCATCTCTACGAGTTTGTCTTAATATTCTCAACTAAACCGTTTTCCCTCCAGTCTTGGTTCTCGTGTGTATTTAGGGAGTCCTTACAAGTGCCCGCTTTGTTTCCTATATGGCTTCTCATGTGTGCTTTTAGGCTTCCCTTGCTGCCACATatttgtccacaaacatcacaaccAAACACATTCTGCCTGGTGTGGACTCTCATGTGTCTGTTCAAGTGCGACTTTTGGCTAAATCTTCGCCCACAAACGTCACAACCAAAGGGTTTGTAACCCGTGTGGATTCTCACGTGTCTGCCCAAAGTCGACTTGTCCTTGAAAGCTCGTGCGCACACGTCACAGCTGAACGGTTTCTCCCcggtgtggattctcatgtgccTGTTCAAGTTTGTGTCGTCCCtaaatctttgtccacaaaTGTCGCAGCTAAACGGTTTCTGCCCGGTGTGGGTTCTCATGTGTCGCCGTAAATTGGCTTTAGTTCGAAATCTTTGTTCGCAAGCGTCACAGCCAAATGATTTCTGGTCCATGCAGATGTTCTCGTGTCTGCTCAGGTTtggttttacagtaaatctCTCGTCACAGTCATCGTACGGAAACGGTGTCGGACTTGTTCGGACGTCCCTGCACGAGTCTACGTTTTTCTTCACCCTGCGATGTTTCTCGTTAATAAAGCAGCTCGACGTCTTCGTCGCTGAATGACTTCTCACGTGCATCTGAAGAGACTGCTTGTGCAGAAACTGTTCACTGCACACCGAGCAGCTGAAGGGTTTGTGGACAGCGTTACCACCTGACCCAGGAGCCCCGTTTTCAGTTTTTGGTCCAGAGTCTGACGAGTGTTTCAGCTGAGAGTCAGAGTTGTCCCCATCTCTGTCGCCTTGATAGTCCTCGCTGACTTCAGTCTCTGAAGAGTTGAAATCATCTTCATGAGTATTCAGAGCTGGGGTCCAGGTAGTCCCTGCTCctccaccagctgctgctgtcatctgGTCATCTGAGCTGCTGGTTGGAAGATCTtggtcatcatcatcatcactctTCAAAGGAACTGCTGGGTATTGAAACCCGAACTCCTCCTTCCTGCTGAGCTGCTCCCCCTCCGAACTGGTCCAGagttcctcctgttcctcctttaTGATGAGGTGTTCTGGGTCCTGTTGGTCCGCACCAGCCCTCTGTTCTTCGGGAGCTCCTTCATTAAGCAGCATCAtctgctgaacatctgcagaGAACAACAAACCACATGTACATTATAAACATCAGTAACTTTAAAGTCACACGTATATTACTTGTGTTATAGCTGAGATCACTACCTCTCAAAACTAAATCCACATAAAGGCAGACATCCCTATGACCGGCTCCCAGaagatgacaaaacaaacacagccgTGAGTTGGTTCTTGTTTGGAATAAATAAAGCCTGTTGCAAAACTTCTTTCAAATAGTTCGTCagtgcttttagttttcagcagCACGTCTCCAAACTTGTCCCATCTTGTTTCCACCAGCTTCGAGACACAGTTTGACACTTACCTCTGTCATGAAACGAGTCTGCCAGACTTCTAACAGGGACTGAAGCATATGATGAAGTTACATCAGCCTTAGCCTCAATGCACTGACTCTGAGTTTATATCGGGGcagattttagattttcctTCTCTTGGCTTGGAAAAGTTGCAACAAacttttttctctgtatttatcTGACCTTCTAGTTTTATAAATGTCTCCACGGGCTCTGAGAGGAACAAGGCTGAGGGCTCTCATCTGTGTCTGAAAATGGAGGAAAAGCCAGACGTGTCAAGGCTTTTGCGgcaaaacatttgaacaagCTGCTTTTACTCATAACTTTAAATCGTTCCTTTTGGTGGAGAACTTTTACTGGATCCAGGTTCTCTTTGGTTTAATGCCTCTTCTGATTGTTACATTAAAGTCAACATTTAGTGCTATaagctttattttgattaattgtttggttttatattttatactcTCTTTTGGTTATTCTTCAGTTTATTATgcttggttttattattgtattattgTTGGTGTGGCCATTCATATTACCATCTCACATTATTATACCTGATAAGATATATGAACTGGACAGATATGTCTatatgtttgaccaaaatggctacaaaataaagtgatcttagtctaaaactctggaatgaaaggcGGTGGACTATATGCATTCGTTTAATGACTAAATAGTTTAAATCCTGCTGGTGTCCTATGGGGGTAATCTTTTTAACAGTCTGTCACcactgttatttcttttttttgtactttgtacTTCTTAGTCAAAACCAAGGTTGTTAAACTAAATGATAAGCAGCAGTTCACAAACCAAATGTGTGAAATGAGAAGGTGAAAAGGTGGCAGCTTGAGTGAGAGTTGTTAGCCCCGATGCTAACAAGCTAGCACCAGCTAGCTGTTTTTAGCTAAGCTACAAGGAGCTAAACCCATTAGCCACCGGAAATCTGCGCCTAAATTGAATCTAACATCGTCACAGTTGTCAGGGTgaataaaggaaaacaaataaaaaatacacacctAATTGAAGTTGATAGGTTGCAAAGAACGTGTGGGGTTCTATTTTGTCACTCACCGGCTTTTAAACGCGACAGTTCCTGTTCATATTCTGCGACTGTTCGTTCAAAAATCCCCATTATTTCTTCCACTGATGCATCCAGTCGCTGTCTGATCTGCTGTTTCCACATTTCCGCTAGCTCCTGTTCATCCGCATTATTCTTAAACTCTTAATGGGCAGTTTAgatgatttaactttttttttaattttagcatgcctcctgctcctgctcttcttcttcttcttcttcttcttgctaaCAGCGTTAAGGTGCAtgtaccgccacctgctggtagGGATTGTAAATCACGACAACCAGTTCGAAAGGACaagaagaataacaaaaaattcACAATTATGTTCATCGGATCCGTTACTTCGAGATAATGAGAAAACACCGCGCTGAACCGTGACCCGAGCGGGCGCCGGTTGTGCGGACTCCGCCTGCCGGACGCTCCGTCGACTGCGCCGGAGTGTAAAAGGTGCGGAGCCCTCCCTCCCCATCGGTGAGGGCTGGCCCCGCGGCGGCTGAGCTGGGAGGCGGCGGCGCTGTCTGTCGCTGTTTTGTCTGGCGGAGGGGAACTTCACGGCGGCGGCTACGGGTGTGGCTACTAACGTTATAAATCTGCACACCGGGGGAGGAAAATAATAGGATGCGCTGTACGGATTAAGGTTAAATAGTTTACATTAGGAAAGGGGGAGAGatttggagaagaaaaacactgaaaagtgGTGAGTCCGTTACCGTGGCTGGCAGCGGGGGATGTGAGCGCTCGCTTCAGAACAGCtggaatacttttttttttaatgctgaacTTCGTGTTTTCTCGTCTATAACCTGCTCTGGTGAGGACTAGTTAAGAGGGGAATCGAGGAAAGTTACTGAATGTGTGTTTTGCTGACCAACTGAGAGAGCCACGTACGAGTTTTttggtgaattaaaaaaaaaaaaacttttttcacgTCGTTGATggaaat is part of the Kryptolebias marmoratus isolate JLee-2015 linkage group LG4, ASM164957v2, whole genome shotgun sequence genome and harbors:
- the LOC108235636 gene encoding zinc finger protein OZF-like isoform X1, which encodes MWKQQIRQRLDASVEEIMGIFERTVAEYEQELSRLKADVQQMMLLNEGAPEEQRAGADQQDPEHLIIKEEQEELWTSSEGEQLSRKEEFGFQYPAVPLKSDDDDDQDLPTSSSDDQMTAAAGGGAGTTWTPALNTHEDDFNSSETEVSEDYQGDRDGDNSDSQLKHSSDSGPKTENGAPGSGGNAVHKPFSCSVCSEQFLHKQSLQMHVRSHSATKTSSCFINEKHRRVKKNVDSCRDVRTSPTPFPYDDCDERFTVKPNLSRHENICMDQKSFGCDACEQRFRTKANLRRHMRTHTGQKPFSCDICGQRFRDDTNLNRHMRIHTGEKPFSCDVCARAFKDKSTLGRHVRIHTGYKPFGCDVCGRRFSQKSHLNRHMRVHTRQNVFGCDVCGQICGSKGSLKAHMRSHIGNKAGTCKDSLNTHENQDWRENGLVENIKTNS
- the LOC108235636 gene encoding zinc finger protein OZF-like isoform X2; translation: MMLLNEGAPEEQRAGADQQDPEHLIIKEEQEELWTSSEGEQLSRKEEFGFQYPAVPLKSDDDDDQDLPTSSSDDQMTAAAGGGAGTTWTPALNTHEDDFNSSETEVSEDYQGDRDGDNSDSQLKHSSDSGPKTENGAPGSGGNAVHKPFSCSVCSEQFLHKQSLQMHVRSHSATKTSSCFINEKHRRVKKNVDSCRDVRTSPTPFPYDDCDERFTVKPNLSRHENICMDQKSFGCDACEQRFRTKANLRRHMRTHTGQKPFSCDICGQRFRDDTNLNRHMRIHTGEKPFSCDVCARAFKDKSTLGRHVRIHTGYKPFGCDVCGRRFSQKSHLNRHMRVHTRQNVFGCDVCGQICGSKGSLKAHMRSHIGNKAGTCKDSLNTHENQDWRENGLVENIKTNS